The Chanodichthys erythropterus isolate Z2021 chromosome 14, ASM2448905v1, whole genome shotgun sequence genome window below encodes:
- the mettl21cb gene encoding S-adenosylmethionine-dependent methyltransferase domain-containing protein → MEIEGPGLNVQKMGIVKQADPVKPPPNNTKEEDVEGKDMQKEALNRRNSWEPSFFYSLGNETFFFTGQEISIRESLDSFGAVIWPGAVALCRYLERNQEKLDLLDKAVLELGAGTGLVSIVASLLGAWVTATDLPDVLSNLNFNLSRNTRGRCRYTPQVAALTWGKDVKRNFPSSVYHYNYVLCADVVYHHNFLEDLLITMQYFCKPGTTILLANKVRFQSDLRFIENLKNVLNVTLLEEIPQEEVRIYQATARK, encoded by the exons ATGGAGATAGAAGGGCCAGGTCTAAATGTGCAGAAAATGGGAATTGTGAAACAAGCAGACCCTGTCAAACCACCACCAAACAACACAAAGGAAG AGGATGTGGAGGGAAAAGACATGCAGAAGGAGGCACTGAACAGGCGCAATTCTTGGGAGCCCAGTTTCTTCTACTCCCTTGGCAACGAGACCTTTTTCTTCACCGGGCAGGAGATCAGCATCCGAGAATCGCTCGACTCTTTTGGCGCAGTCATCTGGCCAGGC GCTGTGGCTCTCTGTCGGTATTTGGAGAGGAACCAGGAAAAGCTTGATTTGCTGGATAAAGCAGTGCTGGAACTTGGAGCGGGAACAGGACTGGTGTCCATAGTGGCAAGTTTACTGG GTGCTTGGGTCACGGCCACAGATCTGCCCGATGTCTTGTCGAATCTGAACTTTAACCTTTCGCGCAACACACGGGGCCGCTGCAGGTACACGCCTCAGGTGGCGGCTCTGACCTGGGGTAAGGATGTGAAACGTAACTTCCCCAGCTCGGTCTACCATTACAACTATGTGCTGTGTGCAGACGTGGTCTATCATCACAACTTTCTGGAAGATCTACTGATCACCATGCAGTACTTCTGCAAGCCAGGAACCACCATACTGTTGGCAAATAAG GTGAGATTCCAATCTGACCTGCGTTTTattgaaaacttaaaaaatgttttgaacgTCACATTGCTGGAAGAGATCCCACAAGAGGAGGTAAGGATCTATCAGGCCACTGCAAGGAAGTGA